DNA sequence from the Marinilongibacter aquaticus genome:
TGACTTTCGTGATGAAAGCAATGGCTTTGTCTACGGTTTGCCAGAGTTGAAGCGTGAAGAAATACGAGGAATGCAGAAAGTGGCCAATCCGGGCTGTTTTGCAACCAGCATTCAATTGGCCTTGTTGCCATTGGCCCATAAGGGTTTGTTGAAAAACGACGTGCATGTAAGTGCGGTAACGGGCTCTACAGGGGCAGGGCAATCGCTGAGTGCAACGGGGCATTTTTCGTGGAGAAACAACAACATTTCGGTCTACAAGGCTTTCACGCACCAGCATTTGAAAGAAATAGGACAGAGTTTGAGGCAATTGCAGGGCGACTTTGTACACGATGTAAATTTCATTCCTTACCGCGGCAATTTCACACGTGGAATAATGGCCAATGTGTATACTGCCTTCGAAGGTTCGGCAGAGGAGGCTTTGGCATTGTATCAAGAGTATTATCAAGCTCATCCTTTTACGTTTGCAATAGATCAAACGATCGACCTTAAAATGGTGGTCAATACCAATAAATGTATCGTTCAGGTACAAAAACAAGGCAAGCACATTTTGATTACGAGTATAATCGACAACCTTGTAAAAGGAGCGTCGGGACAAGCTGTGCAAAACATGAATTTGATTTTTGGTTTGGAAGAAACAACCGGACTCTCACTTAAACCTGTAGGCTTTTAATAATGAAAACATTCGATGTTTACCCGCTTTATGATATTGTCCCCGAAAAGGCATTGTACTCCGATTTATGGGACGTAAACGGCACGCAATATCTCGATTTATATGGAGGGCATGCGGTCATTTCAATTGGGCATTCGCACCCTGTGTACGTAAAGGCCATTCAAGAGCAAGTAGCCAAATTGGGTTTTTATTCCAATTCGGTTCAGATTCCTTTGCAGCAGGTTGTTGCCGATCGCTTGACGCGTTTGGCCGGCTTGCCCGAGTATAAGCTGTTCTTTGTAAACTCTGGGGCCGAAGCCAATGAAAATGCCTTGAAATTGGCTTCTTTTTATACAGGAAGGAAAAAAGTGATTGCGTTCAAAAAGGGCTTTCACGGAAGAACTTCGGCAGCCGTGGCCGCTACTGACAACCCCAAGATCAAGTCCATGATCAACGACGACAGTCACGTCGAGTTTTTGCCCTTCAATGATGTGGAGGCTTTGAAGGCTGCAGTAAACGGCGAAACCTGTGCGGTGATTGTGGAAGGTATTCAAGGTGTGGGGGGCATTCAGGTGGCGTCCGATGAATTTCTTCAAGCCATTCGCTCGGCTTGCGATGAGCACGGGGCGGTGTTTATTCACGACAGCGTGCAGTGTGGTTACGGGCGTTCGGGGGCGTTTTTCTCCTTTGCATTCTCGGGCGTGCAGCCGGATATCATTTCAATGGCCAAGGGAATGGGCAACGGTTTTCCGGTTGGCGGGATTTTGATTTCTCCGAAATTCAAAGCGGAATACGGCATGTTGGGCACTACTTTCGGAGGAAATCATTTGGCTTGTGCAGCGGCCAATGCAGTTTTGGAAGTGATTGAGGACGAGCATTTGATAGACAATGCCGCTAAGGTGGGCGAGTATGCAATGGAGCAATTGAAGGCTTTGCCGAATATCAAAGAAGTGCGTGGCCGTGGTTTGATGATCGGGATCGAATTGGAAGAGCCCGTGAAAGAGATCAGACAAAAGATACTGTTTGAAAATAAGATATTTACAGGGGTTTCGGGCACGCACACAATTCGTCTTTTGCCAAGTTTAGGTATTGGTAATGAGGAGATTGATCGTTTTGTTTCGGCTTTGAAACTTTATTTGTAAGTCTTTTATCGCTTCAAAAGAGGCTTTTATAGAATTGATAAGGGCTTTGGTTGTCTGTAAAGGGATTTTCTTTTTAGATTACATAGGATTAAATAACCTATTTGAAATAAAATGAAATCAAACAGACGCAAATTTTTTAAGCAATCGGCTATTGGAGCCATCGGAGTAAGTGCAGGATCGGGCTTTGTGCTGCAATCTTGTGCAGAAAGTGCGGCCTCATCTACAGAGAGCAAGAATCCCTTTCTGGAAATCGGAGATGGCATAGCCGAAGTGGATACGCAACACGGCAGGGTCAGAGGCTTCGTCTTGAACGGCATTCATACCTATTTGGGTTTGCCCTACGGAGCTGATACTTCTGGAAAGAATAGATTTATGCCCCCCAAATCGCCAGAGGCTTGGGAGGGTGTAAAGGAAACTTTATGGTGGGGCGACACTGCTCCTCAAATTATGGATGGCCGTTTCAGCAATGTAGAAGCGAGCTTTACCGACCATTGGAACTACGATGCCTTGAGTGAGGATTGCTTGCGTTTGAATATTTGGACACCTGCTACCGATGCCAAGAAAAGGCCTGTGCTCGTTTGGTTGCACGGCGGCGGTTACCGCAACGGCAACGGCATAGAGCAAGACGGTTATCATGGTGAAAACCTAAGCCGCAAAGGCGATGTGGTTTTTGTTTCACTCAACCACCGCTTGGGGCCGATAGGTTTTTCTAACTTGGCTTCGGCGGGGAGCGATTATGCCTCTTCGGGTAATGTGGGCATGTTGGATATCGTAAAAGCTTTGGAATGGGTACGCGACAATATCGCCAGTTTTGGAGGAGACCCAGGCAATGTGACTATTATGGGGCAATCGGGAGGTGGTGCCAAAGTCTGTACTTTGATGGCCATGCCTTCGGCTAAGGGCCTTTTCCATAAAGCAGTGCCTTTAAGCGGATCGACAGTGCAAGGTTTGCCCAAAGAGTATTCCGAAAGTCTCGGTGAGTACATCTTGAAAGAAGTTGGAGGAAATGCGAATCGCTTGCACGAGCTCTCTTGGAGGGAATATTTGGATGTGGCCTACAAGGCAAACGAAAAAATGACGCAGGAAAAGGGGAATTCAGGATTGAGAAGAGGAGGGTTTGGTCCTGTGCAAAACGGGGTGGATATTCCTGAAGGCACTTACTTTTCTGAAGCCGGAGGGCTTTCTTCGGATGTGCCGATGCTGATATCTTCAACCTTTCACGAGTGGTCGCCCAGCCGCATGGATGAGTCTTTGTTGCAGATCACCTTCGAAGGGGTGGAAGAAAAATTGAAGGAAGCGTATGGCGATGATGCAGGTGCGGTAATTGCGGCTTTCAAATCCGACTTTCCCAATGCCAAGCCCATCGATATTTATGCGATGATCTTGAGCAACCGCTCTTCTTTGATTCGTACCGCAAACGCGAAAGTAAAACAAGAGGCTCCAGTGTATGTGGCTTGGTTTGGTTGGGAGCCGCCCATGTTCAATGGGCGTATGAAAGCCTTTCATTGTTTGGATATCTGTTTCTGGTTCTACAATACAGATCGGATGTATACGCACACTGGTGGCGGCCAAAGGCCTAAGGCCTTGTCTGAAAAAATGTCGGATGCCTTGTTGAGTTTTATGAAAACAGGCACGCCTGCGGCGAATGGCTTGCCCGAGTGGAAGGCCTATTCTGAAGAAAATGGAGAAACCATGATATTGAACGACACTTCTGAATTAAAAGAAAATCCAGATAAGGTGGCTCGAGAAGGGCTTCCTGCAGTTTAAATTTTATAGATATGAAAAAGCGAACTTTGTTCTTTGTGCTGCTCTTGGCCAGTTTTTTGGCCAAGGGGCAGGTGGATAAATTGCCTGCAAAAAAGGGGGCAATTACCATGACCCCAATTTTTCACGCCACTTTGGCTTTAGAGTGGGATGGAAAAACGGTTTATATCGACCCTTATCATGGGGCAGAGGGTTTTGCGAAGCTGCCCGCTCCCGATTTGGTCTTGATAACCCATGCCCATGGCGATCACATGAACAAGGAGACGCTGCAGGCTTTGGACCTTTCGAAGGCCGAGCTGATCGCTCCACATTCTGTTGCCGAACAATTGACTGATGTGAAGGTGGCCAAGCTCACAGAATTGAAAAACGGGCAAAAGTTGAACTTTGATGGTATTGTGGTAGAAGCAGTGCCCATGTACAATCTGCCCGATGACGAAACTTCGCGACACAAAAAAGGTTGGGGCAATGGATATGTGCTGACAATGGGTGGTGAGAAGCTTTATTTTTCGGGAGATACGGAAGATATTCCAGAAATGCGAAATTTGAAAGGCATCGACTATGCCTTTGTCTGCATGAATTTGCCCTACACTATGGATGTGGATGCAGCAGCCGATGCGGTAATCGATTTCAAGCCCAAGCATGTGTATCCCTATCATTTTAGGAAAGGAGATGGCAGTTTCAGCGACGTTGAGAAATTCAAATCCATTGTGAATGCCAATGAGCCCAAAGTGGATGTGCGGATACGGAACTGGTATCCCAACTGATTTGAGGAATAGTGTTTTCATGTGCGTACTAAAAAAGATTACATGAAAGCGAAAATTCAAATCATTATTGTATTGTTATTTACGGCCATTGGAAGTGTTTATGCCCAAAATCCTATACCAAAGGGGCAAACGCAGTTGAATTTTGGGCTTGGGCTCAATTCCTATAACATCCCGATCTACTTTGGTTTGGATCAAGGAGTGGGGAATAACATAAGCCTCGGTGGGGAGCTTTCTCTACAAGGGCAAAGGCATGCAGATCACTTACACACGATCGTGGGTATTTTTGGGAATGGAAATTATCATTTCAATGATGTGCTGGATATTCCAAGAAACTGGGATTTTTATGCTGGACTGAATCTGGGTTTTTACCTGTATTCAAATCGATACGAAAACAGAGCCTATTTTGGACGTAGTTCGGGCATAGGCTTGGGCGGCCAGTTGGGCGGACGATACTATTTCAACAATAAAGCCGGGATTAACTTGGAGTTCAATGCAGGGAATTACTTCGCAGGAGGTAAGTTTGGGCTTTCCTTCCGTATATAAAAGAGGCAGAGGGCACTTTGAAAGAGGCACTTTAAAGGTAGTGCCTCTTTTTTTGTCTACAGGCTTATGTCGGCTTTGGTTTCGGAAAGTAAATTGACCGAATGAAGAAGTTTGACGTTTGTGAAGCGAGGCACGATTGTGTCGGGCAGCATTTTGTTGCTGTTCAATTGAAGACAGCATCTCGGTTCGAAAGGCATTGCTCCAGAAAATTTCTAG
Encoded proteins:
- the argC gene encoding N-acetyl-gamma-glutamyl-phosphate reductase, whose product is MQSVKVGIIGGAGYTGGELLRILLGHPKIEFAFVNSASQTGKHVWEIHKDLFGSTDLKFSNEKDLGKADVLFLCSGHGQSLKFLNENSVPEKVKIVDLSTDFRDESNGFVYGLPELKREEIRGMQKVANPGCFATSIQLALLPLAHKGLLKNDVHVSAVTGSTGAGQSLSATGHFSWRNNNISVYKAFTHQHLKEIGQSLRQLQGDFVHDVNFIPYRGNFTRGIMANVYTAFEGSAEEALALYQEYYQAHPFTFAIDQTIDLKMVVNTNKCIVQVQKQGKHILITSIIDNLVKGASGQAVQNMNLIFGLEETTGLSLKPVGF
- a CDS encoding aspartate aminotransferase family protein, whose protein sequence is MMKTFDVYPLYDIVPEKALYSDLWDVNGTQYLDLYGGHAVISIGHSHPVYVKAIQEQVAKLGFYSNSVQIPLQQVVADRLTRLAGLPEYKLFFVNSGAEANENALKLASFYTGRKKVIAFKKGFHGRTSAAVAATDNPKIKSMINDDSHVEFLPFNDVEALKAAVNGETCAVIVEGIQGVGGIQVASDEFLQAIRSACDEHGAVFIHDSVQCGYGRSGAFFSFAFSGVQPDIISMAKGMGNGFPVGGILISPKFKAEYGMLGTTFGGNHLACAAANAVLEVIEDEHLIDNAAKVGEYAMEQLKALPNIKEVRGRGLMIGIELEEPVKEIRQKILFENKIFTGVSGTHTIRLLPSLGIGNEEIDRFVSALKLYL
- a CDS encoding carboxylesterase/lipase family protein, whose translation is MKSNRRKFFKQSAIGAIGVSAGSGFVLQSCAESAASSTESKNPFLEIGDGIAEVDTQHGRVRGFVLNGIHTYLGLPYGADTSGKNRFMPPKSPEAWEGVKETLWWGDTAPQIMDGRFSNVEASFTDHWNYDALSEDCLRLNIWTPATDAKKRPVLVWLHGGGYRNGNGIEQDGYHGENLSRKGDVVFVSLNHRLGPIGFSNLASAGSDYASSGNVGMLDIVKALEWVRDNIASFGGDPGNVTIMGQSGGGAKVCTLMAMPSAKGLFHKAVPLSGSTVQGLPKEYSESLGEYILKEVGGNANRLHELSWREYLDVAYKANEKMTQEKGNSGLRRGGFGPVQNGVDIPEGTYFSEAGGLSSDVPMLISSTFHEWSPSRMDESLLQITFEGVEEKLKEAYGDDAGAVIAAFKSDFPNAKPIDIYAMILSNRSSLIRTANAKVKQEAPVYVAWFGWEPPMFNGRMKAFHCLDICFWFYNTDRMYTHTGGGQRPKALSEKMSDALLSFMKTGTPAANGLPEWKAYSEENGETMILNDTSELKENPDKVAREGLPAV
- a CDS encoding MBL fold metallo-hydrolase, producing MKKRTLFFVLLLASFLAKGQVDKLPAKKGAITMTPIFHATLALEWDGKTVYIDPYHGAEGFAKLPAPDLVLITHAHGDHMNKETLQALDLSKAELIAPHSVAEQLTDVKVAKLTELKNGQKLNFDGIVVEAVPMYNLPDDETSRHKKGWGNGYVLTMGGEKLYFSGDTEDIPEMRNLKGIDYAFVCMNLPYTMDVDAAADAVIDFKPKHVYPYHFRKGDGSFSDVEKFKSIVNANEPKVDVRIRNWYPN